The following coding sequences are from one Eleginops maclovinus isolate JMC-PN-2008 ecotype Puerto Natales chromosome 11, JC_Emac_rtc_rv5, whole genome shotgun sequence window:
- the LOC134871765 gene encoding polysialoglycoprotein-like isoform X1 produces the protein MAIETKWRTALSSILDQLKEDEFQKLLFYLDKIPQRVKEGCQRCEVAHLIIQYYNPEGSIARIDHLMRKLPRLDGAVQQPLRDIKVQLKKFREKNQVCILSATTSKPSGSGPATKGKTPAAGSGPATKGKTPAAGSGPATKGKTPAAGSGPATKGKTPAAGSGPATKGKTPAAGSGPATKGKTPAAGSGPATKGKTPAAGSGPATKGKTPAAGSGPATKGKAPAAGSGPATKGKTPAAGSGPATKRKTPAAGSGPATKRKTPAAGSGPATTVSSPQ, from the exons ATGGCCATTGAGACCAAGTGGAGGACGGCGCTGAGCTCCATCCTGGACCAGCTGAAGGAGGATGAGTTCCAGAAGCTTCTGTTTTACCTGGACAAGATCCCCCAGAGGGTGAAGGAGGGGTGCCAGCGGTGCGAAGTGGCCCATCTCATCATCCAGTACTACAACCCCGAGGGCTCCATCGCACGCATAGACCACCTGATGAGGAAGCTGCCCAGGTTGGACGGAGCCGTGCAGCAGCCGCTCAGAGACATCAAGGTCCAGCTGAAGAAATTCCGGGAGAAAAACCAAG TGTGTATTCTTTCAGCGACGACGAGCAAACCATCTGGGTCAGGACCAGCGACCAAGGGGAAGACACCGGCAGCTGGGTCAGGACCAGCGACCAAGGGGAAGACACCGGCTGCTGGGTCAGGACCAGCGACCAAGGGGAAGACACCGGCAGCTGGGTCAGGACCAGCGACCAAGGGGAAGACACCGGCAGCTGGGTCAGGACCAGCGACCAAGGGGAAGACACCGGCAGCTGGGTCAGGACCAGCGACCAAGGGGAAGACACCGGCAGCTGGGTCAGGACCAGCGACCAAGGGGAAGACACCGGCAGCTGGGTCAGGACCAGCGACCAAGGGGAAGACACCGGCAGCTGGGTCAGGACCAGCGACCAAGGGGAAGGCACCGGCAGCTGGGTCAGGACCAGCGACCAAGGGGAAGACACCTGCAGCTGGGTCAGGACCAGCGACCAAGAGGAAGACACCGGCAGCTGGGTCAGGACCAGCGACCAAGAGGAAGACACCGGCAGCTGGGTCAGGACCAGCGACCACTGTGTCATCGCCACAGTGA
- the LOC134871765 gene encoding polysialoglycoprotein-like isoform X2 — MAIETKWRTALSSILDQLKEDEFQKLLFYLDKIPQRVKEGCQRCEVAHLIIQYYNPEGSIARIDHLMRKLPRLDGAVQQPLRDIKVQLKKFREKNQATTSKPSGSGPATKGKTPAAGSGPATKGKTPAAGSGPATKGKTPAAGSGPATKGKTPAAGSGPATKGKTPAAGSGPATKGKTPAAGSGPATKGKTPAAGSGPATKGKTPAAGSGPATKGKAPAAGSGPATKGKTPAAGSGPATKRKTPAAGSGPATKRKTPAAGSGPATTVSSPQ; from the exons ATGGCCATTGAGACCAAGTGGAGGACGGCGCTGAGCTCCATCCTGGACCAGCTGAAGGAGGATGAGTTCCAGAAGCTTCTGTTTTACCTGGACAAGATCCCCCAGAGGGTGAAGGAGGGGTGCCAGCGGTGCGAAGTGGCCCATCTCATCATCCAGTACTACAACCCCGAGGGCTCCATCGCACGCATAGACCACCTGATGAGGAAGCTGCCCAGGTTGGACGGAGCCGTGCAGCAGCCGCTCAGAGACATCAAGGTCCAGCTGAAGAAATTCCGGGAGAAAAACCAAG CGACGACGAGCAAACCATCTGGGTCAGGACCAGCGACCAAGGGGAAGACACCGGCAGCTGGGTCAGGACCAGCGACCAAGGGGAAGACACCGGCTGCTGGGTCAGGACCAGCGACCAAGGGGAAGACACCGGCAGCTGGGTCAGGACCAGCGACCAAGGGGAAGACACCGGCAGCTGGGTCAGGACCAGCGACCAAGGGGAAGACACCGGCAGCTGGGTCAGGACCAGCGACCAAGGGGAAGACACCGGCAGCTGGGTCAGGACCAGCGACCAAGGGGAAGACACCGGCAGCTGGGTCAGGACCAGCGACCAAGGGGAAGACACCGGCAGCTGGGTCAGGACCAGCGACCAAGGGGAAGGCACCGGCAGCTGGGTCAGGACCAGCGACCAAGGGGAAGACACCTGCAGCTGGGTCAGGACCAGCGACCAAGAGGAAGACACCGGCAGCTGGGTCAGGACCAGCGACCAAGAGGAAGACACCGGCAGCTGGGTCAGGACCAGCGACCACTGTGTCATCGCCACAGTGA